A region of Bombilactobacillus folatiphilus DNA encodes the following proteins:
- the hpt gene encoding hypoxanthine phosphoribosyltransferase encodes MMNQDMQKVLFSEEEIAQANHNLAQQLMTDYAGKNPLFVCILKGAIVFLTDLMRQLPQSAEIDFMDVSSYNGQTSSSGQVRILKDLDVSVKGRDVVFVEDIIDTGITLKELTQLFKSRQAKSIKIVALLDKEANRQQNVHVDYVGLSCPDEFVVGYGMDYQECYRNLPYIGVLKPEVYSKAEY; translated from the coding sequence ATGATGAATCAAGATATGCAAAAAGTATTATTTTCCGAGGAGGAAATCGCGCAAGCAAATCACAATTTAGCACAACAATTAATGACAGATTATGCTGGTAAAAATCCCCTATTTGTTTGTATTTTGAAGGGAGCCATCGTCTTTTTAACTGATTTGATGCGCCAGCTGCCTCAAAGTGCTGAAATTGATTTTATGGATGTTTCCAGTTACAATGGGCAAACTTCGTCATCTGGACAGGTCCGTATTCTTAAGGATTTGGATGTTTCTGTGAAAGGCCGCGATGTTGTTTTCGTTGAAGATATTATTGATACTGGCATTACTTTGAAAGAATTGACCCAACTGTTCAAATCACGGCAGGCCAAGTCTATTAAAATTGTGGCTTTACTGGATAAAGAAGCCAATCGCCAACAAAATGTTCACGTTGATTATGTTGGGTTATCATGTCCGGATGAATTTGTTGTTGGCTATGGTATGGACTATCAAGAATGTTATCGTAATCTTCCTTATATCGGGGTTTTGAAGCCCGAGGTTTATTCAAAAGCAGAATATTAG
- the ftsH gene encoding ATP-dependent zinc metalloprotease FtsH has protein sequence MKNNRNGLRNNSLFYIIIFILLILATSWFVGGQGSSQVENLSSSEFVAKLKAKKIKNFSLQPSNGVYKVSGDFKKAESSKSHSNGVNLFAHSAATVNRSKSFSATVLPNNSTLKEINQAAQKTKTKVNTHEESQNGMWLNIALTVIPFLFFAFLLYSMMGQAGQGGGGAGKIMSFGKSQTKPVDPKKNKVRFSDVAGAEEEKQELVEVVDFLKDPRKYLALGARIPSGVLLEGPPGTGKTLLARAVAGEAGVPFYSISGSDFVEMFVGVGASRVRDLFNSAKKSAPAIIFIDEIDAIGRQRGNGKTGGGNDEREQTLNQLLVEMDGFTGKEGLIVIAATNRSDVLDPALLRPGRFDRKILVGRPDVKGREAILKVHAKNKPLADDVDLKVIAQQTPGFVGADLENVLNEAALVAAERNKTKIDATDIDEAEDRVIAGPAKKDRVISAKERETVAYHEAGHAIIGVVLSDSRVVRKVTIIPRGRAGGYAIMLPKEDQNLLTKKDLMEQVAGLMGGRTAEEIIFGVQSSGASNDFEQATQIARSMVTEYGMTKRLGMVQLEKGGAPVGAYGQANYSQETATAIDEEIRKILDEGHQTAIDVIQSHREQHKAIAQALLKYETLDEKQILSLYNTGKMPASAQDEFPSEKASTFEEAKQAAQKRDEAKQAEELSKKNDSDQQMTTDPTDSNDDQTEE, from the coding sequence TTGAAAAATAATCGAAATGGACTACGTAATAATAGTCTATTTTATATCATTATTTTTATTTTATTAATTTTAGCAACCAGTTGGTTCGTCGGTGGACAAGGTTCTTCTCAAGTGGAAAATTTGTCTTCAAGTGAATTTGTTGCCAAATTAAAAGCCAAAAAAATTAAGAATTTTTCGCTCCAACCGTCTAACGGTGTTTATAAAGTTTCTGGTGACTTTAAAAAGGCTGAATCGTCTAAAAGTCATTCTAATGGTGTGAATTTATTTGCGCATTCGGCGGCTACAGTGAATCGTTCTAAAAGTTTTTCGGCAACGGTTTTGCCGAATAATTCAACTTTAAAAGAAATTAATCAAGCAGCTCAAAAAACGAAAACCAAAGTCAATACGCATGAAGAATCGCAGAACGGTATGTGGTTGAATATTGCGCTGACAGTTATTCCGTTCTTATTCTTTGCTTTCTTATTGTATTCAATGATGGGGCAAGCTGGTCAAGGCGGCGGTGGCGCTGGCAAAATCATGAGTTTTGGTAAATCGCAGACTAAGCCGGTTGACCCGAAGAAAAATAAAGTGCGTTTTTCTGATGTGGCTGGTGCGGAAGAAGAAAAGCAAGAATTAGTTGAAGTTGTAGATTTCTTAAAAGATCCGCGTAAGTATCTAGCATTGGGCGCACGAATACCGTCAGGGGTTTTACTTGAAGGACCTCCTGGAACTGGTAAAACATTGTTAGCGCGAGCAGTTGCGGGTGAAGCGGGCGTGCCATTCTATTCTATTTCTGGTTCTGATTTTGTGGAAATGTTTGTGGGTGTCGGCGCTTCACGAGTTCGTGATTTATTTAATAGCGCTAAGAAAAGCGCTCCAGCGATCATTTTTATTGATGAAATTGATGCTATTGGTCGTCAACGTGGTAATGGCAAAACTGGTGGTGGCAATGATGAACGTGAGCAAACTTTAAATCAATTGCTGGTGGAGATGGATGGTTTCACTGGTAAAGAAGGTTTGATTGTGATTGCTGCTACCAACCGTTCCGATGTTTTGGATCCAGCTTTGCTACGTCCCGGTCGTTTTGATCGTAAAATTTTGGTGGGTCGTCCAGATGTTAAGGGGCGTGAGGCCATTTTAAAGGTTCATGCCAAAAATAAGCCTTTAGCAGATGATGTTGATTTGAAAGTTATTGCTCAACAAACACCAGGTTTTGTTGGTGCTGATTTAGAGAATGTCTTAAATGAAGCAGCTCTGGTCGCTGCGGAACGTAACAAGACAAAAATTGATGCTACTGATATTGATGAAGCCGAAGATCGGGTGATTGCTGGACCGGCGAAAAAGGACCGCGTAATTTCCGCTAAAGAACGTGAGACTGTCGCTTATCATGAGGCAGGTCATGCGATTATCGGGGTTGTTTTAAGCGATTCACGGGTCGTCCGCAAAGTTACAATTATTCCGCGAGGGCGTGCTGGCGGTTATGCAATTATGCTCCCGAAAGAAGATCAGAATTTGTTGACCAAAAAAGATTTAATGGAACAAGTTGCTGGTTTGATGGGTGGTCGAACTGCTGAAGAAATTATTTTTGGCGTACAGTCTTCAGGTGCTTCCAATGACTTTGAACAAGCAACTCAAATTGCGCGTTCGATGGTTACTGAATATGGAATGACCAAGCGTTTAGGCATGGTGCAGTTAGAAAAAGGTGGTGCGCCTGTTGGTGCGTATGGCCAGGCTAATTATTCACAGGAAACCGCGACAGCTATTGATGAAGAGATTCGGAAGATTTTAGATGAAGGGCATCAAACAGCGATTGATGTTATTCAAAGTCACCGTGAACAGCATAAAGCAATTGCCCAAGCTTTATTGAAATACGAAACTTTGGATGAAAAACAAATTTTGAGTTTGTACAACACGGGGAAAATGCCTGCTTCGGCGCAAGATGAATTTCCATCAGAGAAGGCTTCAACTTTTGAAGAGGCTAAGCAAGCCGCTCAAAAGCGAGATGAAGCTAAACAAGCAGAAGAATTAAGTAAGAAAAATGATAGTGATCAACAAATGACGACGGATCCTACTGATTCTAATGATGATCAAACTGAAGAATAA
- the hslO gene encoding Hsp33 family molecular chaperone HslO: MDYLVKSLNYNSHFRIYVVNATQLVATAQSNHDTWSASSAALGRSLIGTLLLSTSMLKNDELMTTRINGGGPVGLILADGNAQGQVKGYIQNPHISLPLNAKGKIDVAKAVGQDGVLAVTKDQKMAQPFTGKVPLISGELAEDYAYYLVQSEQIPAAVGLSVFVESDNHVSCAGGFMVQALPNAQDGEIDTLTKTIQQLPPLHELFQQYTPEEIVNLLFTQPAKILERMPVEFQCDCSQEHFAQTLRALPKSELQELAQLKQDTEIVCKFCGQKYQFTPQQFQQMILEK; this comes from the coding sequence ATGGATTATTTAGTCAAGTCTTTAAATTATAACAGTCATTTTCGCATTTACGTGGTGAATGCAACCCAACTGGTAGCAACTGCACAAAGTAATCATGATACGTGGAGTGCGTCCAGTGCAGCTCTGGGGCGTAGTTTAATTGGGACATTGTTGTTGAGTACGTCTATGCTAAAAAATGACGAACTGATGACCACTAGAATTAATGGTGGTGGCCCAGTCGGCTTGATTTTAGCGGATGGCAATGCCCAAGGTCAGGTAAAAGGATATATCCAAAATCCGCATATCAGTTTGCCTTTAAATGCTAAGGGTAAAATTGATGTCGCCAAGGCGGTTGGTCAAGATGGTGTTTTAGCAGTCACAAAAGATCAAAAGATGGCGCAACCTTTTACGGGCAAAGTTCCTTTGATTTCTGGTGAGTTGGCGGAGGATTATGCATATTATTTGGTGCAATCTGAGCAAATTCCAGCGGCCGTCGGCTTATCGGTTTTTGTTGAAAGTGATAATCATGTGAGTTGTGCAGGTGGCTTTATGGTGCAAGCTTTGCCAAACGCCCAAGATGGTGAAATTGATACGTTGACCAAAACGATTCAACAATTACCACCGTTACATGAATTGTTTCAGCAGTATACTCCTGAAGAGATCGTTAATCTCCTGTTTACGCAACCAGCTAAGATTTTGGAGCGAATGCCTGTTGAGTTTCAATGTGATTGCTCCCAGGAACATTTTGCGCAAACTTTAAGAGCTTTACCCAAAAGTGAACTGCAAGAATTGGCCCAGCTGAAACAAGATACAGAAATTGTTTGCAAATTTTGTGGTCAAAAATATCAATTTACACCGCAACAATTTCAACAAATGATTTTGGAGAAATGA
- the lysS gene encoding lysine--tRNA ligase, with amino-acid sequence MAENEMNDQLKVRRQKMQELRDEGIDPFGHRYQPTKNAQELHDQYDSIDKDDIKGASVKIAGRMMTKRGKGKVGFADIKDRTGKIQIYVRKDVVGEDNYHIFKRSDLGDLFGIEGTVMKTDMGELTVKAEHVTLLSKALRPLPDKYHGLTNVEQIYRQRYLDLITNPESFERFVKRTKIISAVREYLDNNGFLEVETPVLHSQAGGASARPFLTHHNALDIDLYMRIALELPLKRLIVGGMERVYEIGRVFRNEGIDTKHNPEFTELESYAAYFNFEDVMDETEGIFKYAAQKALGTTKVTYQGHDVDLGKAFKRQHMVDAIKERTGVDFWSQMNLDQARKLADEHHVHYEDYWQVGHIINAFFEEFVEETITEPTFIYGHPIEISPLAKKNEDDPRFVDRFELFILGNEYANAFTELNDPIDQRQRFEAQVKEREAGNDEAEPIDEDFVEALEYGMPPTGGLGIGMDRLVMLLTDAPSIRDVILFPTMRPDDRK; translated from the coding sequence ATGGCAGAAAATGAAATGAATGATCAGTTAAAAGTTCGGCGTCAGAAGATGCAAGAATTGCGTGACGAAGGCATTGATCCCTTTGGACATCGCTATCAGCCGACAAAAAACGCTCAAGAATTGCATGACCAGTACGACTCTATAGATAAAGACGATATAAAAGGAGCATCCGTCAAAATTGCTGGTCGTATGATGACCAAACGTGGCAAAGGGAAAGTTGGTTTTGCGGATATTAAAGATCGTACAGGCAAAATTCAGATTTATGTGCGTAAAGATGTTGTCGGTGAGGACAATTATCATATTTTCAAGCGGTCTGATTTAGGTGATTTATTCGGTATTGAAGGTACCGTGATGAAAACCGATATGGGTGAACTGACCGTCAAGGCCGAACATGTAACGCTGTTGTCCAAAGCTTTGCGCCCCTTGCCGGACAAATATCATGGTTTAACTAATGTTGAACAAATTTATCGGCAACGTTATTTAGATTTGATTACGAATCCTGAAAGTTTTGAGCGTTTTGTGAAACGGACCAAAATTATTTCGGCCGTTCGTGAATATTTAGATAATAATGGTTTTTTGGAGGTCGAAACGCCAGTCTTGCATTCACAAGCTGGTGGTGCGTCAGCACGACCATTTTTGACACATCACAATGCGTTAGACATTGATTTATACATGCGGATTGCTTTGGAATTGCCCTTGAAACGACTAATTGTTGGTGGCATGGAACGAGTTTATGAAATTGGACGGGTATTTCGGAATGAAGGTATTGATACTAAGCATAATCCAGAATTTACCGAGTTAGAAAGTTATGCTGCCTACTTCAATTTTGAAGATGTCATGGACGAAACTGAGGGCATTTTCAAGTATGCTGCCCAAAAGGCGTTGGGAACTACAAAAGTCACTTATCAAGGTCATGATGTAGATTTAGGCAAAGCCTTTAAGCGTCAGCACATGGTTGATGCGATTAAAGAGCGTACTGGCGTGGATTTCTGGTCGCAAATGAATCTCGATCAAGCGCGCAAACTTGCAGATGAGCATCATGTGCATTATGAAGATTACTGGCAAGTTGGTCATATTATCAATGCGTTCTTTGAGGAATTCGTTGAAGAAACAATCACAGAACCAACTTTCATTTATGGTCATCCCATTGAAATTTCACCGTTAGCCAAAAAGAATGAAGACGATCCGCGCTTTGTTGATCGTTTTGAATTGTTTATTTTGGGTAATGAATACGCTAATGCCTTTACAGAATTAAACGATCCGATTGATCAACGCCAACGTTTTGAAGCTCAGGTGAAAGAGCGTGAAGCTGGTAATGATGAAGCCGAACCAATTGATGAAGATTTTGTAGAAGCTTTGGAATATGGGATGCCACCAACTGGCGGTTTGGGTATCGGCATGGATCGGTTGGTCATGTTATTAACTGATGCGCCATCGATTCGCGATGTGATTTTATTCCCAACGATGCGTCCTGATGATCGAAAATAA
- a CDS encoding ATP-dependent Clp protease ATP-binding subunit — protein MGKLFTTSAKEALQIAQKMAINFRHNAVSTEHILYGLVKEGSGVAAKTINGLTVTADDIKDEIELLTGYGDNTFEQQDQLYLPYSPRAGQILETATKQASELKAPQVGTGHLLLALLRDQTILSSRILTNLGLSIVKTRKILLGKMGISERSEHHTRNKNTQVDDTTSQTPTLDALARDLTATVSQKQLDPVIGRTPEIARVIQILSRRTKNNPVLIGEPGVGKTAIVEGLAQKVAQNLVPENLANKRVMMLDVGSLVAGTKYRGEFEDRLKKIVNEIYQSRDVILFVDELHTLIGAGGAEGAIDASNILKPALSRGELQMIGATTLDEYQKYIEKDAAFARRFAKVLVEEPSTEETYQILQGLKPQYEQHHHLTITSDALRSAVDLSKRYLTNRFLPDKAIDLVDEASAMVHIKHSQQNQMDSVEQLEQQLQQLDLQKDEAIEQQDFETAAQVRQLELQLQAKLEVESQKSISQPNLPTVMAEDIAQIVSQWTNIPTTKISQQESKKLLHLEQELHQQVVGQDGAVSAVAKAIRRSRSGLKDPQHPIGSFLFLGPTGVGKTELAKALSRTVFGSEEDLIRIDMSEYMEKFSTSRLVGAAPGYVGYEEGGQLTEQVRNHPYAVILLDEVEKAHRDVFNLLLQVLDDGFLTDSKGRKVDFRNTIIIMTSNLGVQSLQDEHNVGFNQSNPNNYQAIKSHILAETKQFFRPEFLNRIDDILVFHELTKVDLEQIVKILSKNLVVRLKQRQIQLKLTPRALTWLVDKGYTPQLGARPLRRTIQTEVEDRISDLLLAHELIAGDRLSVGVAKDQLTFNIKHLEKIHAKS, from the coding sequence ATGGGTAAACTATTCACGACAAGTGCGAAAGAGGCTTTGCAAATTGCACAAAAAATGGCAATTAATTTTCGACATAATGCTGTTAGTACGGAGCATATTCTTTATGGTTTGGTTAAAGAGGGCTCGGGAGTGGCCGCAAAAACGATTAATGGATTGACAGTGACTGCTGATGACATTAAAGATGAAATTGAGTTATTAACGGGTTATGGTGACAATACTTTTGAACAGCAGGATCAATTATATTTGCCATATTCACCACGTGCTGGGCAAATCTTAGAAACAGCCACCAAGCAGGCTAGTGAGTTGAAAGCTCCACAGGTGGGGACAGGACATTTGTTATTAGCGTTATTGCGTGATCAAACGATCTTGTCATCACGAATTTTGACTAATTTGGGTCTTAGTATCGTCAAAACAAGGAAAATTTTGCTGGGCAAAATGGGAATTTCTGAGCGTTCAGAGCATCATACTCGTAACAAAAATACGCAAGTAGACGATACGACCAGTCAGACACCGACGTTGGATGCTTTAGCGCGCGATTTGACCGCGACAGTTAGTCAAAAGCAGTTAGACCCGGTTATTGGACGTACACCAGAAATTGCACGTGTGATTCAAATTTTAAGTCGTCGTACGAAAAACAATCCAGTATTAATTGGTGAACCGGGCGTTGGTAAAACGGCTATTGTGGAAGGTTTGGCGCAAAAAGTTGCACAAAATTTGGTGCCCGAAAACCTAGCCAATAAACGAGTTATGATGTTGGATGTTGGTTCGCTAGTTGCAGGTACTAAATATCGTGGTGAATTTGAAGATCGTCTGAAAAAAATTGTCAATGAAATCTACCAAAGCCGTGATGTGATTTTGTTTGTTGATGAATTGCATACGTTAATTGGCGCTGGTGGGGCTGAAGGTGCCATTGATGCGTCTAATATTTTAAAACCAGCTTTGTCACGTGGCGAATTACAGATGATCGGAGCCACGACATTGGATGAGTATCAAAAATATATTGAAAAAGATGCAGCTTTTGCTAGAAGATTTGCGAAAGTTTTGGTGGAAGAGCCTTCAACTGAGGAAACATATCAAATTTTGCAAGGCTTAAAACCGCAATATGAGCAACATCATCATTTGACAATTACTTCCGATGCTTTGCGTTCAGCAGTCGATCTGTCCAAACGTTATTTGACTAATCGGTTTTTGCCGGATAAGGCTATTGATTTGGTGGATGAAGCTTCAGCGATGGTCCACATCAAGCACTCACAACAAAATCAAATGGATTCGGTGGAGCAATTAGAACAACAACTTCAACAATTGGACTTGCAAAAAGATGAGGCTATTGAACAACAAGATTTTGAAACCGCAGCTCAAGTACGGCAACTGGAGTTGCAATTACAGGCTAAATTAGAAGTCGAAAGTCAAAAATCTATATCTCAACCTAATTTACCCACCGTCATGGCTGAAGATATTGCACAAATTGTCTCTCAGTGGACCAATATTCCTACCACTAAAATTAGCCAGCAAGAGTCCAAAAAATTGTTGCATTTGGAACAAGAATTGCATCAGCAAGTCGTAGGCCAAGATGGGGCGGTTAGTGCCGTGGCAAAGGCCATTCGACGCTCACGTAGTGGGTTAAAAGATCCGCAGCACCCCATTGGTTCGTTTCTCTTTTTGGGTCCAACAGGTGTTGGTAAAACTGAATTAGCTAAAGCGTTATCGCGCACAGTGTTTGGCAGTGAAGAAGATTTAATTCGAATTGATATGTCTGAATATATGGAAAAATTTAGCACTTCACGCTTAGTTGGGGCTGCACCAGGATATGTGGGCTATGAAGAAGGCGGTCAATTAACGGAGCAGGTGCGCAATCATCCATATGCGGTCATTTTGTTAGATGAAGTTGAAAAGGCACACCGAGATGTATTTAATCTGTTGTTACAGGTGTTGGATGATGGCTTCTTAACTGATTCTAAGGGTCGCAAAGTTGATTTTCGGAACACGATTATCATTATGACTTCTAATCTAGGCGTACAAAGCCTGCAAGATGAGCATAATGTTGGTTTTAACCAAAGTAATCCTAATAATTACCAAGCGATCAAGAGTCATATTTTGGCAGAAACGAAACAATTTTTCCGTCCAGAATTTCTCAATCGAATTGATGATATTTTGGTGTTCCATGAATTAACGAAAGTTGATTTGGAACAAATCGTGAAGATTTTATCGAAAAATTTGGTGGTACGGTTAAAACAACGCCAAATTCAATTAAAATTAACACCACGAGCATTAACGTGGTTGGTTGATAAGGGTTATACTCCACAGTTAGGTGCCCGTCCCTTGCGTCGAACCATTCAAACAGAAGTCGAAGATCGAATTAGTGATTTATTATTGGCACATGAATTAATTGCTGGTGATCGCTTGTCAGTTGGTGTTGCCAAAGATCAGCTAACATTTAATATCAAACATTTAGAAAAAATACATGCTAAAAGTTGA